One window of the Acinetobacter equi genome contains the following:
- a CDS encoding DMT family transporter encodes MTLALTKTQIGSIFAILAAFLFSTKSILIKQAYAESALVDGTLLMMLRMSSALPFFLVLCWLNRHRNKNISIKDWTLLLLAGLLGYYFSSWLDFVGLMYISASLERIILFLYPTLTVIASSFIFKQKLNFKSIFAIVLSYGGTVLVMLQEQSNVPHESNFWLGSSLVFASAVCFACYLLLTPKLIQKFGSWNFTGLALSIACIGTILHYLIETPHPIQLLTELPTNIIWYGIALGFLVTVLPTVLMAQSIARIGAAQSAMIASVGPVLTLILATIFLGESLNLIQWFGCALNIIGVLMITLAKKKLT; translated from the coding sequence ATGACCTTAGCACTCACTAAAACTCAAATAGGTTCTATATTTGCAATACTTGCCGCTTTTTTATTTAGCACAAAATCTATTCTCATAAAACAAGCATATGCTGAATCTGCTTTAGTCGATGGCACACTATTAATGATGCTTCGAATGAGTAGTGCCTTACCCTTTTTTCTTGTGCTTTGTTGGCTCAATCGACATCGGAATAAAAACATTTCAATCAAGGATTGGACCTTATTACTTTTGGCTGGTTTACTTGGCTATTATTTTTCAAGTTGGCTTGATTTTGTAGGCCTTATGTATATTAGTGCCTCATTAGAGCGCATTATTTTATTTTTATATCCAACATTAACTGTTATTGCATCTAGCTTTATTTTTAAACAAAAGCTTAATTTTAAAAGTATATTTGCGATCGTCTTAAGTTATGGTGGCACTGTATTAGTCATGCTACAAGAACAAAGCAATGTACCTCATGAAAGTAATTTTTGGTTAGGTAGTAGTCTCGTATTTGCTAGTGCTGTATGTTTTGCTTGTTATTTATTATTGACACCTAAATTAATTCAAAAATTTGGTAGTTGGAATTTTACAGGTCTTGCTTTAAGTATCGCCTGTATCGGGACAATTTTACATTACCTGATTGAAACACCCCATCCAATTCAATTATTAACAGAACTTCCGACAAATATTATTTGGTATGGTATTGCACTCGGTTTTTTAGTGACCGTATTACCTACGGTTCTTATGGCTCAAAGTATTGCTCGAATTGGTGCAGCTCAGTCAGCTATGATTGCATCAGTTGGTCCTGTTTTAACCCTAATCTTAGCGACAATATTTTTAGGAGAAAGCTTAAACTTAATTCAATGGTTTGGCTGTGCTTTAAATATTATTGGTGTATTAATGATTACACTTGCGAAGAAAAAGCTGACTTAA
- a CDS encoding Re/Si-specific NAD(P)(+) transhydrogenase subunit alpha: MRIGIPAETVTGENRVAATPETVKKLISAGHDVVVEHHAGINAAYIDSAYEQVGAKIVDDAYIGSQLILKVRAPQGSEIQKITANTTVVAMFDPYRNTELESFAKQNITSFALELLPRTLSRAQNMDVLSSQANLAGYKSVLLAANEYQRMFPMLMTAAGTVKPARVVVMGVGVAGLQAIATAKRLGAVVEATDLRPTAKDQVESLGGKWLDIPMSEEEKQRAADAAKNGYGWMPGEQYIKDQTAIVDKAVSNADIVITTALLPGRDAPRLIQAETIAKMKPGSVILDMAVETGGNVACSKCGETVVTDNGVKILGIPNIPSTVATEASALYARNVFNFVETLFDSEKNILINQDDDIQKALLLTYGGQVLLKRG, translated from the coding sequence ATGCGAATAGGAATTCCAGCAGAAACTGTGACCGGTGAAAATCGAGTGGCGGCTACGCCAGAAACAGTAAAAAAGTTAATTAGTGCAGGACATGATGTGGTGGTTGAGCATCATGCGGGCATTAATGCTGCATATATTGATAGTGCATATGAACAAGTCGGCGCAAAAATTGTTGATGATGCTTATATTGGTAGTCAATTAATTTTAAAAGTCCGTGCACCGCAGGGTAGTGAAATTCAAAAAATCACAGCCAACACGACTGTTGTTGCAATGTTTGATCCTTATCGCAATACAGAGTTGGAGAGTTTTGCAAAGCAAAACATTACCTCATTTGCATTAGAGCTTTTACCTCGAACATTATCTCGTGCACAAAATATGGATGTTCTATCATCTCAAGCCAATTTAGCAGGTTATAAATCTGTGTTATTAGCCGCAAATGAATATCAGCGTATGTTCCCTATGTTAATGACAGCTGCTGGAACGGTTAAACCAGCACGTGTTGTGGTTATGGGGGTTGGTGTTGCAGGTTTACAAGCAATAGCAACAGCCAAACGTTTAGGTGCTGTGGTTGAAGCAACAGATTTACGTCCAACTGCAAAAGATCAAGTTGAGTCTTTGGGTGGCAAATGGCTTGATATTCCAATGTCTGAAGAAGAAAAACAACGTGCTGCCGATGCTGCTAAAAATGGCTATGGATGGATGCCAGGCGAACAATATATAAAAGATCAGACAGCAATTGTTGATAAAGCTGTTTCAAATGCAGATATTGTGATTACAACTGCACTTCTACCTGGTCGTGATGCACCGCGTTTAATTCAAGCAGAAACAATTGCAAAAATGAAACCTGGTTCAGTCATTTTAGATATGGCTGTTGAAACAGGTGGAAATGTTGCATGTTCAAAATGTGGTGAAACTGTCGTTACGGATAATGGCGTAAAAATTCTAGGTATTCCAAATATTCCATCTACTGTTGCAACAGAAGCGTCTGCTTTATATGCCCGAAATGTTTTTAATTTTGTCGAAACTTTATTTGATTCGGAAAAGAACATTTTAATTAATCAGGATGATGATATTCAAAAAGCATTACTGCTCACTTATGGCGGTCAAGTACTGCTTAAACGTGGTTAA
- a CDS encoding proton-translocating transhydrogenase family protein, giving the protein MVETITIFVLAIFVGYYVVWGVTPALHTPLMAVTNALSSIIIVGAMIQTVGIPGVIDASVQFQSINIVSVLGAIAVFLASINIFGGFAVTARMLEMFKPKQKKKEG; this is encoded by the coding sequence ATGGTTGAAACAATCACAATTTTTGTCTTAGCAATTTTTGTAGGTTATTACGTTGTTTGGGGTGTAACACCTGCATTGCATACGCCATTGATGGCAGTTACGAATGCTTTATCTTCAATTATTATTGTGGGTGCAATGATTCAAACCGTAGGAATTCCAGGTGTTATTGATGCGAGTGTGCAATTCCAAAGCATTAACATTGTTAGCGTATTGGGTGCTATAGCTGTATTTCTTGCAAGTATTAATATTTTTGGTGGTTTTGCTGTAACGGCTCGAATGCTTGAAATGTTTAAACCAAAGCAAAAGAAAAAAGAGGGTTAA
- a CDS encoding XAC2610-related protein — protein MNSWLIVIFICLFSNSLYAQIFEIQQGSDLYTAIIEVECEEDTCSGLGKVKLYSKENKKLIQNFESEDLYFYLNENQQPSVNVIQLYNEQSPLIFDDFNFDGSIDLAIRNGNMGSYGGPTYDVYVYHKNKKNFVLSEELSDLTYLNLGMFYTNHEQKRIITFNKSGCCFHVTEEYQVVPKKGLVLVKEFIEDATHAVGGDRVEVTERNLINGKWNETINYYPIDEYYEN, from the coding sequence ATGAATTCTTGGCTAATAGTCATTTTTATCTGTTTGTTTTCAAATAGTTTATATGCTCAAATCTTTGAAATTCAGCAAGGTTCTGATTTGTATACAGCAATCATTGAGGTTGAATGTGAGGAAGATACTTGTTCAGGGCTTGGGAAAGTTAAGTTATATAGCAAAGAAAATAAAAAATTAATTCAAAATTTTGAGTCAGAAGATCTTTATTTTTATCTCAATGAAAATCAGCAACCATCAGTCAATGTGATACAGCTATATAATGAGCAAAGTCCTTTAATTTTTGATGATTTTAATTTTGATGGAAGTATAGATTTAGCTATACGAAATGGAAATATGGGATCATATGGTGGACCGACATATGATGTTTATGTGTATCATAAAAATAAGAAAAATTTTGTATTGAGTGAAGAGTTATCTGATTTAACTTATTTAAATTTAGGTATGTTTTATACAAATCATGAGCAAAAAAGAATAATTACATTCAATAAAAGTGGTTGTTGCTTTCATGTTACAGAAGAATATCAAGTTGTTCCTAAAAAAGGATTAGTTCTAGTTAAAGAGTTTATTGAAGACGCAACTCACGCTGTTGGTGGAGATAGAGTAGAGGTCACAGAACGTAATTTAATTAATGGGAAATGGAACGAAACCATTAATTATTATCCAATTGATGAATATTATGAAAATTAA
- the rsfS gene encoding ribosome silencing factor, with the protein MNLEPSPSASNSHDLAMNSQNTAVQDCLKVVHEALLDVKAKEIVELDVSKISNVADAIVIASGTSTRHIKSLANNVAEEARKAGFRPIGVEGERDAEWILIDLGYVVVHVMLPTARKFYDLESLWRTTPESVA; encoded by the coding sequence ATGAATTTAGAACCATCGCCCAGCGCTTCTAATTCTCACGATCTCGCAATGAACTCACAAAACACTGCTGTACAAGATTGTCTTAAAGTTGTACATGAAGCTCTTTTAGATGTAAAAGCTAAAGAAATTGTTGAACTTGATGTAAGCAAAATTAGCAACGTTGCTGATGCAATTGTGATCGCTAGTGGTACATCAACTCGTCATATTAAGTCTCTTGCTAACAATGTTGCCGAAGAAGCACGTAAAGCAGGCTTTCGCCCAATTGGTGTTGAAGGTGAACGTGATGCTGAATGGATCCTTATCGATTTAGGTTATGTTGTTGTACACGTTATGCTTCCAACAGCACGTAAATTCTATGATTTAGAAAGCTTATGGCGTACAACTCCTGAGTCTGTAGCATAA
- a CDS encoding hydroxypyruvate isomerase family protein, with protein MNHLAVNISMIFTEVPLIERFALAKKHGFRHVEIQFPYVLSISDIQKQLDENELSLCLINVPTGDLMQGGCGLASILEKATEFRLALEQAIDYAKALQVPSVNILAGKQPTHLEYSTCFETLVKNLRLASVMLSEHDIQPVFEMINGKDMPNFLIQTIEQAHQVLNAVQHPALKMQFDCYHMQMMDENILQALHKNIHQIGHIQFADCIGRHEPDTGSIPFAEIFSWLKQSSYTGFIAAEYKPSEHSENSFVWKSKYFP; from the coding sequence ATGAACCACTTAGCCGTGAATATTTCAATGATTTTTACTGAAGTCCCGCTCATTGAGCGTTTTGCTTTAGCAAAAAAACATGGCTTTCGACATGTAGAAATTCAATTTCCTTATGTGCTTTCCATTTCAGATATACAAAAACAATTAGATGAAAATGAACTTAGCTTATGTTTAATTAATGTTCCTACTGGAGACTTAATGCAAGGAGGATGTGGTCTTGCAAGTATTCTAGAAAAAGCAACCGAATTTCGTCTAGCACTCGAACAAGCGATTGATTATGCTAAAGCGCTGCAAGTTCCTAGTGTTAATATTTTGGCAGGTAAACAGCCAACACATCTTGAATATTCAACTTGTTTTGAAACCTTAGTTAAAAATTTAAGATTAGCCAGTGTAATGTTGAGCGAGCATGATATTCAGCCTGTATTTGAAATGATTAATGGCAAAGATATGCCCAATTTTCTCATCCAAACAATTGAGCAAGCACATCAAGTATTAAATGCCGTACAACACCCTGCTTTAAAAATGCAATTCGATTGTTATCATATGCAAATGATGGATGAAAATATTCTACAAGCTCTACACAAAAATATACACCAAATTGGACATATTCAATTTGCAGATTGTATTGGTCGTCATGAACCTGATACTGGCTCCATCCCTTTCGCAGAGATCTTCTCATGGTTAAAACAAAGTTCATATACTGGCTTTATCGCAGCCGAATATAAACCATCAGAACATTCAGAAAATTCTTTTGTATGGAAAAGTAAATATTTTCCATAA
- a CDS encoding NAD(P)-dependent oxidoreductase, with amino-acid sequence MNISQQTKIAFLGMGLMGKRMSHRLLDAGFHVGVWNRTSSACMPLIEQGAHALKLNKIQNYPIILMCLADDQAVEQVYEQIQDWLLPNQIIVDFSSLSVDKTLELADKAKNKQVTWIDSPVSGGTAGAEQGSLVIFAGGDEHTIQNLTHLYQVLSQRVTRMGNTGTGQATKICNQLIVAANSTLIAEAVALASQAGVDTTLLASALAGGFADSKPFQILAPRMATHTFEPVQWKVQTLSKDLNNAIKLAKQFQLDIPVAQHALSQLQAHQNQGYAEADLASVILQIQHQN; translated from the coding sequence ATGAACATTAGTCAACAAACAAAAATTGCATTCTTAGGTATGGGACTTATGGGGAAACGCATGAGTCACAGATTACTCGATGCAGGTTTTCATGTTGGTGTTTGGAATAGAACCTCATCTGCATGTATGCCATTAATTGAACAAGGTGCACATGCATTAAAACTTAATAAAATTCAGAACTATCCTATTATTCTAATGTGTTTGGCGGATGATCAGGCTGTAGAACAAGTTTATGAACAGATACAAGATTGGCTTCTTCCAAATCAAATCATTGTCGATTTTTCAAGTCTATCTGTGGATAAAACTTTAGAACTTGCGGATAAAGCAAAAAATAAACAAGTAACTTGGATTGACTCTCCTGTTTCTGGTGGTACAGCGGGTGCAGAACAAGGCTCATTGGTCATTTTTGCAGGTGGTGATGAACATACAATTCAAAACTTAACTCATCTCTATCAAGTACTTTCGCAACGTGTTACGCGTATGGGAAACACAGGAACTGGACAAGCAACAAAAATTTGTAATCAGCTCATTGTTGCAGCGAATAGCACACTGATTGCTGAAGCTGTTGCACTAGCCAGCCAAGCGGGCGTTGATACAACACTACTTGCTTCTGCACTTGCTGGTGGATTTGCTGACTCAAAACCTTTCCAAATATTAGCTCCGCGTATGGCAACTCATACATTTGAACCTGTGCAATGGAAAGTACAAACTTTATCTAAAGATTTAAATAATGCGATAAAACTTGCCAAGCAGTTCCAACTTGATATTCCTGTAGCTCAACATGCATTATCACAGCTACAAGCACATCAAAATCAGGGCTATGCTGAAGCAGATTTGGCAAGCGTTATTCTTCAAATTCAGCATCAAAACTAA
- a CDS encoding crotonase/enoyl-CoA hydratase family protein — protein MTLIRTDIQNGIATVSLNRPEKRNAMSFALLKELVKTAHQLKKNRHVRCIILTGEAQVFSAGIDLSDLNNPKNKAFAAWELLKPGQSLFQKAFLVWQELPIPVIAAIEGYCFGAGMQLALAADIRIAHANTQISIMESRWGLVPDMGLSKSLKGLIGLDLAKELTLTARIFDGEYAKNIGLITHLSDHPLKHAQQISEEMLQRSPDALAAAKQVLNAMEHHPQKSLRLEKIWQLKLLLGKNSQLARKKDKHPDTQFLPRQFK, from the coding sequence ATGACTTTAATACGTACAGATATTCAAAATGGTATTGCCACTGTTTCACTTAATCGTCCTGAAAAACGTAATGCTATGAGTTTTGCTTTACTCAAAGAACTAGTCAAAACAGCACATCAATTAAAAAAAAATCGCCATGTCCGTTGCATTATTTTGACAGGTGAAGCTCAAGTTTTTAGTGCGGGTATTGATCTCAGTGATTTGAATAATCCTAAAAATAAAGCATTTGCAGCATGGGAACTTCTTAAACCGGGTCAAAGCCTATTTCAAAAAGCATTCTTAGTTTGGCAAGAATTGCCCATTCCTGTCATTGCAGCAATTGAAGGCTATTGTTTCGGTGCTGGCATGCAACTCGCTTTAGCTGCAGATATTCGTATCGCTCACGCAAATACCCAAATATCAATTATGGAAAGTCGTTGGGGTCTCGTACCAGACATGGGCTTAAGCAAATCACTTAAAGGCCTAATCGGACTAGATCTAGCAAAAGAATTGACCTTAACTGCGCGTATTTTTGATGGTGAATATGCCAAAAACATTGGTCTAATCACTCATTTGAGTGATCATCCATTAAAACATGCCCAACAAATTTCTGAAGAAATGCTTCAAAGATCTCCTGATGCCTTAGCCGCAGCTAAACAGGTTTTAAATGCGATGGAACATCATCCACAAAAATCTTTACGTTTAGAAAAAATTTGGCAGCTAAAACTTCTCTTAGGCAAAAATAGTCAATTAGCACGTAAAAAAGATAAGCATCCAGATACCCAATTTTTACCGCGCCAATTTAAATGA
- a CDS encoding ATP-binding protein, which yields MSNINKKLFKRLDLNHAYGQLIALIFVPITILACVGAALVLTETSNAAKSQQKQMAIAILTRNEIPAEIALTQINSMPWTFHQAPTNFMQNMMKEKDLLRTALIDENDISLISIGFDAQAPWPTIPKNSNSFFGPIKSKASNVYGIPIQNENHQRSWLLIELDNQPLQLARYRVLIVLIATGLLTLLLLLLCLNFYSRRWIAPMYEIRMQLQRLNADTLDQHMVINSTGELRLLQRDIANVVKRLHFSFLELKEHTEQTEDDLRRTLDTLEVQNITYRQARDQAISANQSKSVFLANISHELRTPLNSIDGFIHLLLRQDTLSNEQKLYLQTIRKSSAHLLALINDVLDFSKIDAGKLELETARFNLEEAIYDVMDMLSPLAAQKNIDMAFYYADDLPIFVIGDALRFKQILTNLISNAIKFTPDGEIIVRARIEHDDIGQCLIHFSVQDSGIGLSGTDRKKLFESFSQGDASVTRQFGGTGLGLAISKQLVHLMHGQIGFEDNQERAPTDKGSTFWFTARFDVDEDEVVIHPKFNQIHVLSYLAHPATASILRQYLENYHVHHNEAGSVLDIFSRLHQLPEDEDTWLIVDHSGDTKALLKEIRTRYTGKIAIYGYQMSLEPDMLQEYKARALYQPLSRKALVELLNNENTFEEAEIEEFDGKGLHILAVDDHLPNLIVLEALLGELNVTTTKALSGKEALDILQARINEQQKPFDLIFMDIQMPVMSGVDTTRAIRSLESTLENHQPIPIIALTANALTDEKHKLLKVGMDDYVTKPIQLEQIIQILTHWTNNDFSANQYVDKSPVIEALDPQILNWQQCLQLAANKEDLALDLLKMLIDSFPSDLEEMEQLIELEDFPQLEHVLHRLHGATRYVGTPLLQDTTGNFERFVSTLRKEQKRADDAFIQDVLIRLDELKMVIKQVENVAQHILDHHSSL from the coding sequence ATGTCAAATATCAATAAAAAGTTATTTAAAAGACTGGATTTAAATCATGCTTATGGGCAACTTATTGCGCTCATTTTTGTACCTATTACCATTTTAGCTTGTGTCGGTGCAGCTTTAGTTTTAACTGAAACATCAAATGCTGCAAAATCTCAACAAAAACAAATGGCAATTGCAATTCTAACAAGAAATGAAATTCCTGCAGAAATTGCCTTAACACAAATTAATTCAATGCCTTGGACTTTTCATCAAGCACCAACAAACTTTATGCAAAATATGATGAAAGAAAAGGATCTATTACGCACCGCCTTAATTGATGAAAATGATATTAGCCTGATTAGTATTGGTTTTGATGCACAGGCACCATGGCCAACTATCCCGAAAAATAGCAATAGTTTTTTTGGACCTATCAAATCTAAAGCTAGCAATGTTTATGGTATTCCTATTCAAAATGAAAACCATCAGCGTTCTTGGTTACTTATTGAATTAGATAATCAGCCATTACAATTGGCACGCTATAGGGTGTTAATCGTACTAATTGCAACAGGATTACTAACCTTACTTTTACTCTTACTTTGTCTAAACTTTTATTCTAGACGCTGGATTGCACCTATGTATGAAATACGTATGCAATTACAGCGTCTTAATGCAGATACTCTTGACCAACACATGGTCATTAACAGTACAGGTGAACTTCGCCTATTGCAGCGTGATATTGCCAATGTGGTAAAACGCTTACATTTCAGCTTCTTAGAACTTAAAGAACATACTGAACAAACTGAGGATGATCTACGTCGTACCTTAGATACCTTAGAAGTCCAAAATATTACTTATCGTCAAGCACGAGACCAAGCAATTTCGGCTAATCAATCTAAATCTGTATTTTTAGCAAATATCAGTCATGAATTACGTACACCATTAAATAGTATTGATGGCTTTATTCACTTGCTTCTGCGCCAAGATACCTTAAGCAATGAACAAAAACTTTATTTACAAACTATTCGTAAATCTTCAGCACATTTACTTGCCTTAATTAATGACGTATTAGATTTCTCAAAAATTGATGCAGGAAAATTAGAACTCGAAACAGCACGTTTTAATTTAGAAGAAGCAATTTATGATGTCATGGATATGCTATCCCCTCTTGCAGCACAAAAAAATATCGATATGGCATTTTATTATGCTGATGATTTACCTATTTTCGTCATTGGCGATGCACTTCGTTTTAAACAAATTCTAACCAACCTTATTTCAAATGCTATTAAATTTACGCCAGATGGTGAAATTATTGTTCGTGCCCGTATTGAACATGATGATATTGGTCAGTGCTTAATTCACTTTAGTGTACAAGATAGTGGAATTGGCTTAAGTGGCACAGATCGTAAAAAGCTCTTCGAATCCTTTTCACAAGGTGATGCTTCAGTTACTCGTCAATTTGGTGGAACAGGCTTAGGATTAGCAATTTCAAAACAACTCGTTCACCTCATGCATGGACAAATTGGATTTGAAGATAATCAGGAAAGAGCACCAACCGATAAAGGCTCAACCTTTTGGTTTACAGCACGTTTTGATGTTGATGAAGATGAAGTGGTGATTCACCCTAAATTTAATCAAATTCATGTCTTGTCATATCTTGCACATCCTGCAACTGCAAGTATTTTACGTCAGTATTTAGAAAATTATCATGTTCATCACAATGAAGCAGGATCAGTTTTAGATATTTTTAGCCGATTACATCAACTACCTGAAGATGAAGATACTTGGCTTATAGTCGATCATAGTGGTGATACAAAAGCATTACTTAAAGAAATCCGCACGCGATATACAGGTAAAATTGCAATTTATGGCTATCAAATGTCATTAGAACCAGATATGTTGCAAGAATATAAGGCGCGTGCTCTATACCAGCCATTGAGTCGTAAGGCTTTGGTAGAATTATTAAACAATGAAAATACGTTTGAAGAAGCTGAAATCGAAGAGTTTGATGGTAAAGGCTTACATATTTTGGCAGTTGATGACCATTTGCCTAATTTAATTGTACTTGAGGCATTATTAGGCGAATTAAATGTCACCACGACCAAAGCACTTAGTGGTAAAGAAGCTTTAGATATTCTTCAAGCACGGATAAATGAACAACAAAAGCCATTTGACTTAATCTTTATGGATATTCAAATGCCTGTAATGTCAGGGGTAGATACTACACGAGCAATTCGTTCATTAGAGTCAACTTTGGAAAATCATCAACCGATTCCAATCATTGCACTCACAGCAAATGCTTTAACCGATGAAAAACATAAGCTACTCAAAGTAGGTATGGATGACTATGTTACCAAACCGATTCAGCTTGAACAAATCATTCAAATTTTAACACATTGGACTAATAATGATTTTTCAGCTAATCAATATGTAGATAAATCGCCTGTAATTGAGGCACTTGACCCTCAAATTTTAAATTGGCAGCAATGCTTACAACTCGCAGCAAATAAAGAAGATTTGGCATTAGATCTTTTAAAAATGCTCATTGATAGCTTCCCATCCGACTTAGAAGAAATGGAACAACTCATTGAACTTGAAGATTTCCCTCAACTTGAACATGTATTACATCGCCTACATGGTGCTACACGTTATGTCGGTACCCCATTATTACAAGATACAACTGGAAATTTTGAACGCTTTGTTTCGACCTTACGAAAAGAGCAAAAGCGTGCGGATGATGCATTTATTCAAGATGTCTTAATTCGCTTAGATGAATTAAAAATGGTCATTAAACAAGTCGAAAATGTAGCTCAACATATTTTAGATCATCATTCAAGTCTATAG
- the cysM gene encoding cysteine synthase CysM, with translation MSNMTPDFKADEFLLDHYVGKTPLVRLQRLANHTQATVLAKLEGNNPAGSVKDRPAYNMIMQAEKRGQIQPGDTLIEATSGNTGIALAMVAAMRGYKMILIMPASSSQERKDAMRAYGAELIESENMEQARDLALQMEKEGKGLVLNQFGNPDNVEAHYLTTGPEIWEQTGGKITHFVSSMGTTGTIMGISKFLKEKNPEIQIVGLQPSEGSNIAGIRRWPQEYLPTIFDAKRVDRIMDIPQIEAEKTARKLARKEGISAGTSSGGAVWASIKLAEENPDAVIVCIVCDRGDRYLSTGLFSVVDPE, from the coding sequence ATGAGTAACATGACCCCAGATTTTAAAGCAGATGAATTTTTGTTAGACCATTATGTAGGTAAAACCCCACTAGTGCGTTTACAGCGTCTTGCAAATCACACTCAAGCAACAGTATTAGCAAAACTTGAAGGCAATAATCCAGCAGGATCGGTAAAAGATCGACCAGCATATAATATGATTATGCAAGCAGAAAAGCGTGGTCAAATTCAGCCAGGCGATACGTTAATTGAAGCGACGAGTGGGAATACTGGAATTGCATTGGCAATGGTTGCGGCAATGCGCGGTTATAAAATGATACTGATTATGCCAGCGAGCTCTAGTCAAGAACGTAAAGATGCAATGCGTGCATATGGTGCCGAACTTATTGAGTCTGAAAATATGGAGCAAGCACGAGATCTTGCGCTTCAGATGGAAAAAGAAGGAAAAGGTTTAGTCCTTAACCAATTTGGTAATCCTGATAATGTTGAAGCACATTATCTCACAACAGGTCCTGAAATTTGGGAACAAACAGGTGGGAAAATTACTCATTTTGTGAGTTCAATGGGAACGACTGGTACGATTATGGGAATTTCAAAATTCCTAAAAGAAAAAAATCCAGAGATTCAAATTGTCGGTTTACAGCCTTCAGAAGGCTCAAATATTGCGGGTATTCGTCGTTGGCCACAAGAATATCTTCCAACGATTTTTGATGCAAAACGTGTTGACCGTATTATGGATATTCCGCAAATTGAAGCGGAAAAAACAGCGCGTAAATTGGCACGCAAAGAAGGGATTAGTGCAGGAACTTCATCGGGTGGTGCTGTTTGGGCATCAATTAAACTTGCTGAAGAAAATCCAGATGCAGTGATTGTATGTATTGTTTGTGATCGTGGTGATCGCTATTTATCTACAGGATTATTTTCTGTAGTAGATCCAGAATAA
- a CDS encoding 3'-5' exonuclease — protein MRLPVLVFDIETVTDLKSGAHLYQLDLPEADLEQALMKLRRQDTGTDFQRLALHEIVCISGLWIDELGAMKLFSFSREKFNEAEILRKFLSIFDKRHPTLVSWNGMQFDLPVILFRAMYHGLSAPSLFDQGEIDTQKRYNNYQNRYHHRHIDLMDVMAMFNGRHFQKLDDIAHLLGFPGKRGEVGYHVPEYIRLQQWLRLTSYCEGDVLNTWLIYIRWLLLKGQLTSEDHRLWVQATIEYLKTQAQHAEFLEIWSKTSQQTTFTSSDFLSSQY, from the coding sequence ATGCGCTTACCTGTTTTAGTTTTTGATATCGAAACTGTTACCGATCTAAAATCGGGGGCGCATTTATATCAATTAGATTTGCCAGAAGCAGACCTTGAACAAGCATTGATGAAATTACGCCGTCAAGATACTGGAACTGATTTTCAGCGCTTGGCATTACATGAAATTGTATGTATTTCGGGCTTGTGGATTGATGAATTAGGTGCAATGAAGTTATTTTCATTTAGCCGTGAAAAGTTTAATGAAGCTGAAATTTTAAGAAAATTTTTATCCATTTTTGATAAACGTCATCCAACATTAGTGAGTTGGAATGGAATGCAGTTTGATTTACCTGTGATTTTATTCCGCGCAATGTATCATGGGCTTTCTGCACCTAGCTTATTTGATCAGGGCGAAATTGATACTCAGAAACGCTATAATAATTACCAAAATCGATATCATCATCGTCATATTGATTTAATGGATGTTATGGCAATGTTTAATGGTCGTCATTTCCAAAAATTAGATGATATTGCTCATTTACTAGGGTTTCCGGGTAAACGAGGTGAGGTAGGTTATCATGTGCCTGAATATATTCGTTTACAGCAATGGCTACGTTTAACGAGTTACTGCGAAGGTGATGTATTAAATACATGGTTGATCTATATTCGTTGGTTATTGTTAAAAGGGCAATTAACGAGTGAGGATCATCGTTTATGGGTACAAGCAACTATTGAGTATTTGAAAACTCAAGCGCAACATGCTGAGTTTTTAGAAATATGGTCTAAAACCTCTCAACAGACAACTTTTACCTCTTCAGATTTTTTATCTTCCCAATATTAG